The Actinomadura sp. WMMB 499 genome includes a window with the following:
- a CDS encoding non-ribosomal peptide synthetase, whose product MSGRFVPLTRAQHGVWAAQRLVPEATAFRIGQLVWLDGEIDAAVFADAAGQAFAESEALRTRFTEVDGTAYQSIDEDASLPTTVVDEPAGDDAIRRRVRAAYRAVIDVTEPSRSESALFRRDGGGWAWAFTTHHLVLDAYGLSLFTRRVAEIYTARLDGAAPGARWFGSWPDLVGSGAAPDADHRLPGEWTSLFEDAEPLGHAADVPVDELFVLSEQQVDVPLPAGVWDRMQDRARRARVSWAAYLTGLWGVYTALGENRPELIVRVPFMMREGAAALRTPGMLVNSLPVVARLSGASSLDELVAGVARQLRTTSRDRNLTEEEVAREWPGGALDYLCLPLINIKAFDYTARFGEVSGRQETVNAGPVGRLELVVYSDPVHGSRLDLAGHESLIGAAELAEHAERFASFVSAALDRDAGIEIAALPAVMTPAEQAVLDECGAGVALEVPDSTLDGLIREQVAATPDEVAVIDDDGVQVTYAQFDARVNATARTLIDRGVAIGDRVAVILPRSVDLIVTLAAVMRAGAAFVPIDPSYPTGRIQTILQDAAPTLVIDEPLPGTTGNPVLTRPLSPHDTAYVIFTSGTTGRPKGVAVPHRAIVNLIAWRWEIFPIAVADRVLQKTSVGFDVAVPEFFWPLTVGATVRLVRPGGERDPEYLTRILRDEPIAFVDLVPTALQAMLDTGFDPAATPVRHLSVGGEALPAALGRRLQDVPGVNVWNNYGPTETAVDATGTSLADVDLTRVPVVPIGRPIANVRAVVLDAWLRPTAPGVAGELYLGGVQLADGYVGRPGLTAERFIADDDGRRLYRTGDLVAWNDRGGLEFLGRVDDQVKIRGYRIELDEIRNVLEDHEGVSAAAVIALDHPAGGKYLAAYVITSAPVEELRARAEARLPDYMVPTTFTRLDSLPVTANGKLDQRALPVPDLGGGPGRAPRTRTEQILAEVFRDVLQVPSVTVDDDFFRLGGDSILSIQVVSRARRAGVTVTAAEMFTARTVGALARVAEQHDAAAPGESGGPAERSESGLWPIAAAEADLPGFGAFTQSFTFVTPPGLTEPDLHRTLGRVIEHHPALRGRLVRGDGNEWRFETRPFDAEAVGRQTSVDRQTPADRSSSAWPQQIRTVTAELSESLDLTAGVLWRARWFPGDAGSGGRLLWVIHHLVVDGVSWRILGDDLRHAWELETGRTGEPLPPAGTSVPAWTHALTGRSTDTDVTGRLDYWTGVLAGDDPLIGSRPLDPARDTEGTAGTVGVSVPANVTRAVLTDVPDLLSAEVDDVLLGALTIAIGAWRARRGADHRRALVGLEGHGRQESLVPGTDLSRTVGWFTSWFPVALSSDGIDPARALADPRLAADAVLRVKEQLRRVPDRGTGYGLLRHLNPATAPALASGGVPQFGFNYLGQFRGDETEQAAAWGQAPETGGLDVHSPAELPLPAVVDINTAAVPGEGGLVLDGTFSYAASVIGERDVRELVELWTAALAALGRYADVAAHRRRSPSDLTAPGVTQADVDAWEARHGELTDVQPLTALQRGIAFETLLGADDGAVDVYTTQTVLHFDGAVDPDRMRVALDRVLERFPHLKAAIAATGTGELVAVVPASAGTPFTAADAGVPLDEVLDRDRAEPFDLRSAPLTRAVLLTTAPGRRTLVWTMHHILADGWSSPMLIEALLEAYRDPSARPEPDRVYPEFLSWLNARDERASVTRWSRALATVDEPTLVVPGTSLTSSVFPDQFEVRVDPETHAALQRAARSAGATFSSLMQAAWGVVLNSVTGQPTVVFGTAVSGRPAEIDGIEDSVGLFINTVPVPVSVAANPTLGS is encoded by the coding sequence ATGTCTGGCCGTTTTGTCCCGTTGACCCGGGCCCAGCACGGCGTGTGGGCGGCGCAGCGCCTGGTCCCCGAGGCGACGGCGTTCCGGATCGGCCAACTGGTGTGGCTGGACGGCGAGATCGATGCCGCGGTCTTCGCGGACGCGGCCGGGCAGGCGTTCGCGGAGTCCGAGGCGCTTCGCACCAGGTTCACCGAAGTGGACGGTACGGCGTACCAGAGCATCGACGAGGACGCCTCGTTGCCGACGACGGTCGTCGACGAGCCGGCCGGCGACGACGCGATCCGGCGCCGTGTCCGGGCCGCCTACCGTGCGGTCATCGACGTCACCGAGCCGTCCCGCTCCGAGTCCGCCCTGTTCCGGCGGGACGGCGGCGGGTGGGCCTGGGCGTTCACGACGCACCACCTCGTGCTGGACGCGTACGGCCTGTCGCTGTTCACCCGCCGGGTCGCCGAGATCTACACGGCCCGGCTGGACGGCGCCGCGCCCGGTGCGCGCTGGTTCGGCAGCTGGCCGGACCTCGTCGGCTCCGGCGCCGCCCCGGACGCCGACCACCGCCTTCCCGGCGAGTGGACGTCGCTGTTCGAGGACGCGGAGCCGCTCGGCCACGCGGCGGACGTCCCCGTCGACGAGTTGTTCGTGCTGTCGGAGCAGCAGGTCGACGTCCCGCTGCCGGCCGGCGTCTGGGACCGGATGCAGGATCGCGCCCGGCGGGCGCGGGTGAGCTGGGCGGCCTACCTGACCGGCCTGTGGGGCGTCTACACCGCCCTCGGGGAGAACCGCCCCGAACTGATCGTGCGCGTCCCCTTCATGATGCGCGAGGGCGCCGCCGCCCTCCGTACGCCCGGCATGCTGGTGAATTCGCTGCCGGTCGTGGCGCGGCTGTCCGGGGCGTCGTCGCTGGACGAGCTCGTGGCCGGCGTGGCGCGGCAGCTGCGCACGACGAGCCGCGACCGGAACCTCACCGAGGAGGAGGTGGCCCGCGAGTGGCCGGGCGGCGCGCTGGACTACCTGTGCCTCCCGCTCATCAACATCAAGGCGTTCGACTACACGGCCCGGTTCGGCGAGGTGAGCGGCCGCCAGGAGACCGTCAACGCGGGCCCGGTGGGACGTCTCGAACTGGTCGTCTACTCGGACCCGGTGCACGGTTCCCGGCTCGACCTCGCCGGCCACGAGTCGCTGATCGGGGCGGCGGAGCTGGCGGAGCACGCGGAGCGCTTCGCGAGTTTCGTGTCGGCCGCCCTCGACCGTGACGCCGGCATCGAGATCGCCGCCCTGCCGGCCGTGATGACCCCCGCCGAGCAGGCCGTGCTGGACGAGTGCGGCGCCGGCGTGGCGCTCGAGGTCCCCGACTCGACCCTGGACGGGTTGATCCGGGAGCAGGTCGCCGCGACCCCGGACGAGGTCGCGGTGATCGACGACGACGGCGTCCAGGTGACCTACGCCCAGTTCGACGCCCGGGTGAACGCGACCGCCCGGACGCTGATCGACCGGGGCGTGGCCATCGGCGACCGGGTGGCGGTGATCCTGCCCCGATCGGTCGACCTGATCGTCACCCTGGCCGCAGTGATGCGGGCGGGCGCCGCATTCGTACCGATCGACCCCTCCTACCCGACCGGCCGCATCCAGACCATCCTGCAAGACGCCGCCCCCACCCTGGTGATCGACGAACCCCTCCCAGGCACCACCGGAAACCCCGTACTGACACGCCCGCTGTCACCCCACGACACCGCATACGTCATCTTCACCTCCGGAACCACCGGCCGCCCCAAGGGCGTGGCCGTACCGCATCGGGCGATCGTCAATCTGATCGCGTGGCGGTGGGAGATCTTTCCGATCGCGGTGGCCGATCGGGTGCTGCAGAAGACGTCCGTCGGGTTCGACGTCGCCGTCCCCGAGTTCTTCTGGCCGCTCACCGTCGGAGCCACGGTCCGCCTCGTCCGGCCGGGCGGGGAACGCGACCCGGAGTACCTGACCCGGATCCTGCGCGACGAGCCGATCGCGTTCGTCGATCTGGTGCCCACGGCGCTGCAGGCGATGCTGGACACCGGATTCGATCCCGCCGCGACGCCCGTGCGGCACCTGTCGGTCGGCGGGGAGGCGCTGCCCGCCGCGCTGGGCAGGCGGCTGCAGGACGTTCCCGGCGTGAACGTGTGGAACAACTACGGGCCCACCGAAACGGCGGTGGACGCCACGGGGACCAGCCTCGCCGACGTGGATCTCACCCGCGTTCCCGTGGTCCCGATCGGCCGCCCGATCGCGAACGTGCGGGCCGTGGTGCTGGACGCCTGGCTGCGGCCGACCGCGCCCGGCGTGGCGGGCGAGTTGTACCTGGGCGGCGTGCAGCTGGCCGACGGCTACGTGGGCCGTCCCGGCCTGACCGCGGAACGGTTCATCGCCGACGACGACGGCCGGCGCCTGTACCGCACCGGGGACCTGGTCGCCTGGAACGACCGCGGCGGGCTGGAGTTCCTCGGCCGCGTCGACGACCAGGTCAAGATCCGCGGATACCGGATCGAACTCGACGAGATCCGCAACGTCCTGGAAGACCACGAAGGCGTCTCGGCCGCCGCGGTCATCGCGCTCGACCACCCCGCCGGCGGCAAGTACCTCGCCGCCTACGTGATCACATCGGCACCGGTGGAAGAGCTGCGCGCCCGCGCCGAGGCGCGACTACCGGACTACATGGTGCCCACCACGTTCACCCGGCTCGACTCGCTGCCGGTGACCGCGAACGGCAAGCTGGACCAGCGAGCGCTGCCGGTCCCCGACCTGGGCGGCGGGCCGGGACGGGCGCCGCGGACCCGCACCGAGCAGATCCTGGCCGAGGTGTTCCGGGACGTCCTCCAGGTGCCGTCGGTGACGGTCGACGACGACTTCTTCCGCCTCGGCGGCGACAGCATCCTGTCGATCCAGGTGGTGTCGCGGGCGCGCCGGGCCGGGGTGACGGTGACCGCGGCGGAGATGTTCACCGCCCGGACGGTCGGCGCGCTGGCGCGGGTGGCCGAGCAGCACGACGCCGCGGCCCCCGGCGAGTCCGGCGGACCGGCCGAGCGGTCCGAGTCCGGGCTGTGGCCGATCGCCGCCGCCGAGGCCGACCTCCCCGGGTTCGGCGCGTTCACGCAGTCGTTCACCTTCGTCACCCCGCCCGGCCTGACCGAGCCGGACCTGCACCGGACCCTCGGGCGCGTGATCGAGCACCATCCCGCGCTGCGCGGGCGGCTCGTGCGGGGCGACGGGAACGAATGGCGTTTCGAGACCCGGCCGTTCGACGCCGAAGCGGTCGGCCGCCAGACCTCCGTCGACCGTCAGACCCCCGCGGACCGGTCCTCGTCCGCGTGGCCGCAGCAGATCCGCACCGTCACGGCGGAACTCTCCGAGTCGCTGGACCTGACGGCCGGGGTCCTCTGGCGCGCACGCTGGTTCCCGGGCGACGCCGGATCCGGCGGCAGGCTGCTGTGGGTGATCCACCACCTGGTGGTGGACGGCGTGTCCTGGCGCATCCTCGGCGACGACCTGCGGCACGCGTGGGAGCTGGAGACGGGCCGGACCGGCGAACCCCTGCCGCCGGCCGGGACGAGCGTGCCCGCGTGGACGCACGCCCTCACCGGGCGGTCGACCGACACCGACGTGACCGGCCGGCTCGACTACTGGACCGGTGTGCTCGCCGGCGACGATCCGCTGATCGGCTCGCGCCCGCTCGACCCGGCACGCGACACCGAGGGGACCGCCGGAACGGTCGGGGTGTCGGTGCCGGCGAACGTCACCCGGGCCGTCCTGACCGATGTGCCGGACCTGCTGTCGGCCGAGGTCGACGACGTCCTCCTCGGGGCGCTCACGATCGCGATCGGCGCCTGGCGCGCCCGGCGCGGAGCGGACCACCGGCGCGCCCTCGTGGGGCTGGAGGGGCACGGCCGCCAGGAATCGCTCGTCCCGGGCACGGACCTCTCCCGCACGGTCGGGTGGTTCACCAGCTGGTTCCCCGTCGCGCTGTCCAGCGACGGCATCGATCCCGCGCGGGCCCTGGCCGACCCGCGGCTCGCCGCGGACGCGGTGCTGCGCGTCAAGGAGCAGCTCCGCCGGGTTCCCGACCGCGGCACCGGTTACGGCCTGCTCCGCCACCTCAACCCCGCCACCGCGCCGGCCCTCGCCTCGGGAGGCGTCCCGCAGTTCGGCTTCAACTATCTCGGGCAGTTCCGCGGCGACGAAACGGAGCAGGCGGCCGCCTGGGGCCAGGCGCCGGAGACCGGCGGCCTCGACGTGCACTCCCCCGCCGAGCTGCCGCTGCCGGCGGTGGTCGACATCAACACCGCCGCCGTCCCCGGCGAGGGCGGCCTCGTCCTGGACGGCACGTTCTCCTATGCCGCCAGCGTCATCGGCGAGCGGGACGTCCGCGAACTCGTCGAGCTCTGGACGGCCGCGCTGGCCGCGCTGGGCCGCTACGCGGACGTGGCCGCACACCGGCGCCGCTCGCCGTCGGACCTGACCGCCCCCGGTGTGACCCAAGCGGACGTCGACGCGTGGGAGGCGCGCCACGGGGAGCTGACCGACGTGCAGCCGCTCACGGCCCTGCAGCGGGGCATCGCGTTCGAAACGCTCCTCGGCGCGGACGACGGGGCGGTGGACGTCTACACCACCCAGACCGTCCTGCACTTCGACGGCGCGGTCGACCCCGACCGGATGCGGGTCGCCCTGGACCGGGTGCTCGAACGGTTCCCGCACCTGAAGGCGGCGATCGCCGCCACCGGCACCGGGGAACTCGTCGCCGTCGTCCCCGCTTCGGCGGGGACGCCGTTCACGGCCGCCGACGCCGGAGTCCCGCTCGACGAGGTGCTCGACCGTGACCGGGCGGAGCCGTTCGACCTCCGGTCGGCGCCGCTCACCCGCGCGGTGCTGCTGACCACCGCGCCCGGACGGCGCACCCTGGTCTGGACGATGCACCACATCCTGGCCGACGGGTGGTCGAGCCCGATGCTGATCGAGGCGCTGCTGGAGGCGTACCGGGATCCCTCGGCGCGGCCCGAGCCGGACCGCGTCTACCCGGAGTTCCTGTCGTGGCTGAACGCCCGGGACGAGCGCGCCTCGGTGACCCGGTGGAGCCGAGCACTCGCGACGGTGGACGAGCCGACGCTCGTCGTCCCCGGCACCTCGCTCACCTCCTCGGTGTTCCCGGACCAGTTCGAGGTGAGGGTCGATCCGGAGACGCACGCGGCGTTGCAGCGGGCCGCGCGGTCCGCTGGCGCCACGTTCAGCAGCCTCATGCAGGCGGCCTGGGGAGTCGTCCTCAACAGCGTCACCGGTCAGCCGACGGTCGTGTTCGGCACCGCGGTCTCCGGCCGCCCCGCGGAGATCGACGGCATCGAGGACTCGGTGGGGTTGTTCATCAACACCGTCCCGGTCCCCGTCTCCGTGGCAGCCAACCCCACCCTCGGGAGCTGA